In Xenorhabdus poinarii G6, the following are encoded in one genomic region:
- a CDS encoding helix-turn-helix transcriptional regulator, translating into MANMGLMVGNSADERYEEEMLQMLSAAVRVIGSVIASNAEVVLHDLRKPAFSIIEIVNAHVTGRRKGDSLLAGVRTDKAFIIAMEESREPVTLLLDYETFTGTGTPLRSSTAIYRGRNTRPFAALCINVDNEGIKHALNILQSLTALPPLLVDTPSQEASQSETSHDNIEDLMRDIITSATERGPGSRRIDSKQAKLHAVQQMQEKGIFLMKGGVEKAATALGVTRYTIYNYLDELKNAGR; encoded by the coding sequence ATGGCTAACATGGGGTTAATGGTTGGCAATAGTGCTGACGAACGATACGAAGAAGAGATGTTGCAGATGCTGTCTGCTGCGGTTCGTGTGATAGGCAGCGTGATCGCGTCAAATGCAGAGGTTGTGCTCCATGATCTGAGAAAGCCAGCATTTTCCATCATTGAAATCGTGAATGCGCATGTGACCGGGCGGCGGAAAGGGGATTCCTTGCTGGCGGGTGTGCGCACAGACAAAGCGTTTATTATCGCGATGGAAGAAAGCCGGGAACCCGTCACCCTGCTACTAGACTATGAAACCTTCACTGGCACCGGTACACCGCTACGTAGCAGCACCGCTATCTACCGGGGCAGAAACACGCGTCCCTTTGCCGCGTTGTGCATTAATGTGGATAACGAGGGCATCAAACATGCCTTGAATATACTTCAGAGCCTTACCGCGTTACCCCCGCTACTGGTGGATACGCCATCCCAGGAAGCGAGCCAGTCTGAGACGTCACATGACAATATCGAAGACCTGATGCGAGATATTATCACTAGCGCCACAGAACGCGGTCCGGGAAGTCGTCGAATTGACAGTAAACAGGCCAAACTACATGCCGTGCAACAGATGCAGGAGAAAGGCATTTTCCTTATGAAAGGCGGTGTTGAAAAAGCGGCGACGGCTCTCGGAGTGACTCGCTATACAATTTACAACTACCTCGATGAATTGAAGAACGCTGGCCGCTAA
- a CDS encoding nuclear transport factor 2 family protein, whose translation MNNPSKIVIDALEEMISTRSHDESKIALYFDQSYEQVVNGECLDYRSFIQHIAVLKEHISRIELSILKIVSEGDTVFTHHTANVVKPDGTESQFEVFARFTLCAGKIVRCEELTRMISGASSDRDLGSRY comes from the coding sequence ATGAATAACCCATCTAAAATCGTCATTGATGCATTGGAAGAAATGATAAGTACGCGATCTCACGATGAGAGCAAAATCGCGTTGTACTTCGACCAAAGTTATGAGCAAGTAGTCAATGGAGAGTGCCTGGATTATAGAAGCTTCATTCAGCACATTGCCGTTCTGAAAGAACACATTTCACGTATTGAACTGTCAATCCTGAAGATAGTTTCAGAAGGTGATACTGTTTTTACTCATCATACTGCAAACGTAGTGAAACCCGATGGAACTGAAAGTCAATTTGAGGTTTTTGCCAGATTCACGCTTTGCGCAGGAAAGATTGTTCGTTGTGAAGAATTAACACGGATGATTAGCGGCGCGAGTAGTGATCGTGATTTAGGCAGTCGATACTAA
- the glnS gene encoding glutamine--tRNA ligase — translation MSEADARPTNFIRQIIDEDLATGKHTSVHTRFPPEPNGYLHIGHAKSICLNFGIAQDYQGQCNLRFDDTNPVKEDIEYVESIKTDVQWLGFQWSGNIRYSSDYFDTLYQYAIELINKGLAYVDELCPDEIRAYRGTLKEPGKNSPYRDRSVEENLALFEKMRAGEFAEGKACLRAKIDMSSPFIVMRDPVIYRIKFAEHHQSGHKWCIYPMYDFTHCISDALEGITHSICTLEFQDNRRLYDWVLDNITIDCHPRQYEFSRLNLEYTVMSKRKLNQLVTENIVDGWDDPRMPTISGLRRRGYTAASIREFCRRIGVTKQDNNVEMAALESCIRDDLNENAPRAMAVLDPVKLVIENMPEGEVILTMPNHPNKPEMGSREVPFSRELYIDRADFREEANRQYKRLVLGKEVRLRNAYVIKAERVEKDAQGNITTIYCQYDEQTLNKDPADGRKVKGVIHWVSAAYGVPAEFYLYDRLFSVANPGAEDDFLSTINPASLMIRKGFVEPGLVNALPEKTYQFEREGYFCADSRLSSADRLVFNRTVGLRDTWAKISQG, via the coding sequence ATGAGTGAGGCTGATGCCCGCCCGACAAACTTTATTCGTCAGATTATTGACGAAGATCTGGCAACGGGTAAACATACATCCGTACATACCCGCTTTCCACCTGAACCTAACGGTTATCTGCATATCGGCCATGCCAAGTCGATCTGCTTGAATTTCGGCATCGCTCAAGACTATCAGGGACAATGCAACCTACGTTTTGATGATACAAACCCGGTAAAAGAAGATATCGAATACGTTGAATCGATTAAAACTGACGTCCAGTGGTTGGGTTTCCAGTGGAGTGGGAATATTCGCTACTCTTCTGATTATTTCGATACCCTGTATCAATACGCGATTGAGTTAATCAATAAAGGATTAGCGTATGTCGATGAGCTGTGTCCTGACGAGATCCGTGCATATCGCGGTACATTGAAAGAGCCAGGTAAAAACAGCCCATATCGGGATCGCAGCGTAGAAGAAAACCTGGCTTTATTTGAAAAAATGCGAGCCGGTGAGTTTGCTGAAGGTAAAGCGTGTCTGCGGGCCAAAATTGATATGTCCTCACCGTTCATCGTCATGCGTGATCCGGTTATTTACCGCATCAAATTTGCAGAGCATCACCAATCAGGTCATAAGTGGTGTATCTATCCGATGTACGATTTCACCCACTGTATTTCCGATGCACTGGAAGGGATCACCCATTCCATCTGTACACTGGAATTTCAGGATAACCGTCGTTTGTACGATTGGGTATTGGATAACATTACGATTGATTGCCACCCACGTCAGTACGAGTTTTCTCGCCTGAATCTGGAATATACGGTGATGTCAAAGCGTAAACTTAACCAGCTGGTGACCGAGAATATCGTTGATGGCTGGGATGACCCACGTATGCCAACTATTTCTGGATTGCGTCGTCGTGGTTATACAGCGGCATCTATCCGTGAATTTTGTCGCCGCATTGGAGTGACGAAACAGGACAACAATGTTGAAATGGCCGCGCTGGAATCCTGCATTCGCGATGACCTGAATGAAAATGCGCCCCGTGCTATGGCGGTTCTTGATCCGGTGAAACTGGTGATCGAGAATATGCCGGAAGGTGAAGTGATCCTGACGATGCCTAACCATCCGAATAAACCGGAAATGGGCAGCCGTGAAGTGCCGTTCAGTCGTGAACTGTATATTGATCGCGCGGATTTCCGTGAAGAAGCGAATCGTCAATACAAGCGTCTGGTGCTGGGCAAAGAGGTACGTCTGCGCAATGCTTATGTGATTAAAGCTGAGCGTGTTGAAAAAGATGCGCAAGGCAATATCACAACAATTTATTGCCAGTATGACGAACAGACGCTGAACAAAGATCCCGCTGATGGCCGCAAGGTGAAAGGGGTGATTCACTGGGTCAGCGCTGCCTACGGTGTTCCGGCAGAATTCTACCTGTATGACCGCCTGTTCAGCGTAGCAAATCCGGGAGCGGAGGATGATTTCTTATCCACGATTAATCCAGCGTCGCTGATGATCCGTAAGGGATTTGTCGAACCGGGTCTGGTCAATGCGTTACCAGAAAAAACTTACCAGTTTGAACGTGAAGGTTATTTCTGCGCTGACAGTCGCCTCTCAAGTGCTGATCGTTTGGTCTTTAACCGCACCGTTGGTCTGCGTGATACCTGGGCAAAAATCTCACAAGGATAA
- a CDS encoding RNA-guided endonuclease InsQ/TnpB family protein produces MLYAIRVRLYPNAEQREFFAKTFGCCRWVFNNALAFCQQQYEAGEKRSSAYDLMKRMTLLKNEYLWLVDADSQALKYACTCVDTAYKNFFRRVKHGETPGFPRFKSKHRGDATYTATAAASIQLTDRALKLPKAGWVCCRGFRPFEGKIKRATVRQTPTGKYYATVLIDDGRDFPAQPTIDLRPMGIDVGCKTEGDFHQFAALSTGEIVHSPAAYKQIQKCLRRAQRKLARKQKGSANRLKQKYWIARLYERVAAVRRDFLHKFTHRLTRENQAVAVEDLNVKGMMARPKPKQDENGNYIANGASRKSGLNRSLSSVSLGEFFRQLEYKSLWRGVVFLKIDRWAPSSKTCCRCGHVNNELTLSIRQWKCGACGAEHHRDVNAAINIAAMAV; encoded by the coding sequence ATGTTATATGCAATACGAGTTCGTTTATATCCAAATGCAGAACAACGCGAATTTTTCGCGAAAACCTTCGGGTGCTGCCGTTGGGTTTTCAATAACGCGTTGGCGTTCTGCCAACAACAATATGAGGCAGGTGAAAAACGCTCATCGGCATACGATTTAATGAAACGTATGACATTGTTGAAAAATGAATACCTGTGGTTGGTGGATGCGGACAGCCAGGCGCTAAAATATGCATGCACCTGTGTGGACACCGCGTACAAAAATTTTTTCCGTCGTGTTAAACATGGTGAAACCCCCGGATTCCCAAGATTCAAATCGAAACACCGTGGTGATGCGACATATACGGCGACAGCTGCAGCTAGCATCCAATTAACCGATCGGGCATTAAAATTACCCAAAGCGGGTTGGGTTTGCTGCCGTGGTTTTCGCCCGTTCGAGGGAAAAATTAAACGCGCTACCGTTCGTCAGACGCCAACTGGCAAATATTATGCGACTGTGCTGATTGATGATGGCCGCGATTTTCCGGCACAACCGACCATTGATTTGCGACCTATGGGAATTGATGTTGGTTGCAAAACCGAGGGCGATTTTCACCAGTTCGCGGCCCTATCTACGGGGGAGATTGTTCACAGCCCGGCAGCGTACAAACAAATTCAAAAATGTTTGCGTAGAGCACAGCGTAAACTGGCACGGAAACAGAAGGGGAGTGCCAACCGCCTGAAACAAAAGTATTGGATTGCCCGGCTGTATGAACGTGTCGCTGCCGTCCGCCGCGATTTTCTGCATAAATTCACACACCGCCTTACACGCGAAAACCAAGCCGTGGCGGTAGAAGATCTAAATGTGAAGGGCATGATGGCCAGACCGAAACCGAAGCAGGACGAGAACGGGAATTACATAGCCAATGGGGCGAGTCGGAAATCGGGATTAAATCGCTCTCTGTCCAGTGTCAGTTTAGGCGAGTTTTTCCGCCAACTGGAGTACAAATCGTTGTGGCGCGGTGTGGTGTTTTTGAAAATTGACAGATGGGCACCGTCCAGTAAAACGTGTTGCCGCTGTGGTCATGTGAATAATGAATTAACACTATCTATACGGCAATGGAAATGTGGTGCATGTGGCGCAGAGCATCACCGGGATGTGAATGCGGCAATTAATATTGCTGCGATGGCTGTTTAG
- a CDS encoding pyridoxal-phosphate dependent enzyme, producing the protein MKRDTNSMPYPFARAVTANGFLSIRTPLLESLPLGQLNGTRVWLKMEALQPSGSFKIRGIGHACERHKANGARRFISSSGGNAGLAVAYAGRQLGVPVIVVVPETTAERVRHLLKQEGAEVIVHGKMWSEANELALSLLTEEDAFLHPFDDPLLWYGHAAMIDEVVAEGVRPDAVILSVGGGGLLAGVDEGLRRHGLKDVPVYAVETEGMASYFASLDAGRLTEVPVLTGVATTLGASQVCQRAFEVAQERPVVPVRVTDREAVDASLSFLDDHRTLVEPACGASLAVLYGKKIPISGYNNVLVIVCGGSTATVDALKLMV; encoded by the coding sequence ATGAAAAGAGATACCAACTCAATGCCATACCCGTTTGCGCGGGCAGTGACGGCTAACGGCTTCCTGAGTATCCGTACCCCATTACTAGAGTCCCTGCCATTGGGTCAACTGAACGGCACGCGTGTTTGGCTGAAAATGGAAGCCTTACAACCCTCTGGCTCTTTTAAAATTCGCGGGATTGGTCATGCCTGCGAGCGCCATAAGGCAAATGGAGCGCGTCGCTTCATCTCCTCTTCCGGGGGGAATGCCGGTCTGGCTGTCGCCTATGCAGGACGTCAGCTCGGTGTCCCGGTGATTGTCGTGGTGCCAGAAACCACGGCTGAACGTGTCAGGCATTTACTGAAACAGGAAGGGGCAGAGGTCATTGTGCACGGGAAAATGTGGTCGGAAGCCAATGAACTGGCGCTGTCCCTGCTGACGGAGGAGGACGCTTTCTTGCATCCTTTCGACGATCCCCTTCTCTGGTACGGCCATGCCGCTATGATTGATGAAGTGGTGGCCGAAGGCGTACGGCCGGATGCCGTTATCCTCTCCGTGGGTGGCGGCGGGTTGCTGGCCGGGGTTGATGAAGGATTACGTCGTCATGGTCTTAAGGATGTGCCTGTTTATGCGGTTGAGACGGAGGGCATGGCCTCTTATTTCGCCTCCCTGGATGCGGGTCGGTTAACGGAAGTGCCGGTTCTGACGGGGGTGGCGACCACGCTAGGGGCGAGTCAGGTCTGTCAGCGAGCCTTTGAAGTGGCACAAGAAAGACCGGTTGTGCCGGTGCGCGTGACTGATCGCGAGGCTGTGGACGCCAGCTTGTCATTTCTGGACGATCACCGCACGCTGGTCGAACCTGCCTGTGGTGCTTCACTTGCTGTCCTGTACGGCAAAAAAATCCCGATCAGCGGTTATAACAATGTGTTGGTTATTGTCTGCGGCGGTTCAACGGCCACCGTTGACGCACTGAAATTAATGGTATGA
- the ybfE gene encoding LexA regulated protein, with product MAKEQTDRTTLDLFADERRPGRPKTNPLSRDEQLRINKRNQLRRDKVKGLRRVELKLNEEAVDILNHLAKQRNISRSELIEQMLVAQLAEKNHPAN from the coding sequence ATGGCAAAAGAACAAACTGATCGCACCACACTGGATTTGTTCGCAGATGAACGCAGGCCAGGGCGACCGAAAACAAATCCGCTGTCCAGGGATGAGCAGCTTAGAATCAATAAACGCAACCAGTTGCGGCGAGATAAGGTAAAAGGACTGCGTCGAGTGGAACTTAAACTGAATGAAGAGGCCGTCGACATACTTAATCATCTGGCAAAACAGCGTAATATCAGCCGCAGTGAATTGATTGAGCAAATGCTGGTAGCCCAACTGGCAGAAAAAAATCATCCTGCCAATTAA
- a CDS encoding type I secretion system permease/ATPase, producing MADTFSFTHHAGKSDGQEANNYALDCIAHLGKQFHKIASVEQLHHSLGVDSLALTNSQLREAADAIGLHSQFERLTVGTAATLPLPALIQLDQRWWVLSDICADTLTVFDPATGKSTVHPLAHVIPGEHDHDEYRVLLLADKTLTKQDVKFGLSWFYPAIFRQKNQLRDIFLFAIVLQLFALASPLLFENIIDKVLVGRSVSSLHVLGIAMLALALAEPLYGFMRNTVFGHMASQINSELSGRLYRHLVGLPLPYFKQRQTGQIIARVREMAHIRQFLTGSTLMLLLDLIFILLFLGVMFHYSTLLTGIVISSLVLYFLLWLTVGPMIRSKVEKEYEADANATSFLTEAVTGIETIKTTATEKRFLHQWQKVLSQQLIRRFTAQKSGLAAGQGIELIQKMVAALLLWWGVRAVLKGDLSPGELIAFNMLAGHVTQPILRLAQVWQDFQHTLIALRRVGDILDEPMENSQQGLVSSPELAGQIEFRNIRFRYHADTPEVLANLSLEIKAGEFIGITGPSGSGKSTLTRLLQRLYVPQHGQVLVDGMDLAIADPVSLRRHMSVVLQESILFSGSIADNIRLCKPNASDEEIHKAATLAGAMDFIQAFPHQFAHQVGEKGGNLSGGQRQRIALARALLSDPKILILDEATSALDYESEAAIMSNMDEICRHRTVICIAHRLNTLRHADKIFVLDLGKIAESGSHDALIQQKGLYAQLWHQQTT from the coding sequence ATGGCTGATACGTTCTCCTTCACCCACCATGCGGGCAAATCTGACGGCCAAGAAGCAAACAATTACGCGTTGGATTGTATCGCCCATTTAGGGAAACAGTTTCATAAGATCGCTTCGGTCGAACAATTGCACCATAGTCTGGGTGTGGATTCTCTGGCACTGACAAATTCACAACTGCGTGAAGCAGCAGATGCGATCGGGCTGCACAGTCAGTTTGAGCGTCTGACCGTCGGGACGGCGGCCACACTGCCTTTGCCCGCATTGATTCAATTAGATCAGCGTTGGTGGGTACTGTCAGACATCTGTGCTGACACCTTAACGGTGTTTGATCCTGCCACCGGCAAATCCACTGTACATCCGTTGGCTCATGTCATACCAGGTGAGCACGATCACGATGAATATCGGGTACTACTACTGGCTGACAAAACACTGACTAAGCAAGACGTTAAATTTGGTCTGAGCTGGTTTTATCCCGCTATTTTCAGGCAAAAAAACCAGTTACGGGACATTTTTCTGTTCGCTATCGTGTTGCAACTTTTTGCGCTGGCATCCCCTTTATTATTTGAGAATATCATCGATAAAGTGCTGGTCGGGCGGAGTGTTTCCAGCCTGCACGTTCTCGGTATCGCCATGCTGGCACTGGCATTAGCGGAGCCTTTGTATGGTTTTATGCGTAATACGGTGTTCGGGCATATGGCGAGCCAAATCAATTCTGAGCTTTCCGGCCGCCTGTATCGCCATCTTGTGGGATTACCCCTGCCCTATTTCAAACAACGACAAACAGGGCAGATTATTGCCAGAGTCAGGGAAATGGCGCATATCCGCCAATTTTTGACCGGCTCTACCCTCATGCTGCTGCTTGATCTGATTTTTATCCTGCTGTTTTTGGGGGTGATGTTTCATTATTCCACCCTGCTAACAGGGATCGTGATCAGTTCACTGGTGCTCTATTTTTTACTCTGGCTGACTGTCGGGCCGATGATTCGAAGCAAAGTAGAAAAAGAGTATGAAGCTGATGCCAATGCCACCAGTTTCCTGACCGAAGCGGTTACCGGGATTGAAACCATCAAGACCACTGCAACTGAAAAACGTTTTTTGCATCAATGGCAGAAGGTATTGAGTCAACAGTTAATCCGACGTTTTACCGCCCAAAAAAGCGGGCTGGCGGCTGGGCAAGGGATTGAGCTGATCCAAAAAATGGTGGCCGCGCTGCTACTGTGGTGGGGCGTCCGGGCAGTGCTGAAAGGCGATTTATCCCCCGGTGAACTCATTGCGTTTAATATGCTGGCCGGACACGTGACTCAACCGATCCTGCGGTTGGCGCAAGTCTGGCAAGATTTCCAGCATACCCTGATCGCCCTGCGCCGGGTGGGAGATATCCTTGATGAGCCGATGGAAAACAGTCAACAGGGGCTGGTCTCCTCACCGGAACTGGCTGGCCAAATTGAATTCAGAAATATTCGCTTTCGCTATCATGCTGATACCCCCGAAGTCCTGGCGAACCTGTCACTGGAGATTAAGGCCGGTGAATTTATTGGTATTACGGGGCCATCGGGTTCTGGCAAAAGCACATTGACACGCTTGTTGCAACGCCTCTATGTCCCGCAACACGGTCAGGTATTGGTGGATGGCATGGATCTGGCGATCGCTGATCCCGTATCACTGCGCCGCCATATGAGTGTCGTCTTACAAGAAAGTATTCTGTTCTCCGGCAGTATTGCGGACAATATCCGCCTGTGTAAGCCTAATGCCAGTGATGAGGAAATCCATAAGGCCGCGACCCTGGCCGGGGCGATGGATTTTATCCAGGCATTTCCTCATCAATTTGCGCATCAGGTGGGTGAAAAAGGCGGTAATCTTTCTGGCGGGCAGCGACAGCGGATTGCATTGGCAAGGGCATTGCTCAGTGATCCCAAGATTCTGATCCTGGATGAAGCCACCTCTGCACTGGATTATGAATCTGAGGCCGCCATCATGAGCAATATGGATGAAATATGTCGTCATCGAACGGTCATCTGTATCGCTCACCGGCTGAATACCCTCCGCCATGCCGATAAGATTTTTGTGTTAGATCTGGGGAAAATCGCTGAATCCGGCTCACACGATGCCCTGATACAACAAAAAGGGTTATATGCACAACTTTGGCATCAACAAACGACCTAA
- a CDS encoding GlxA family transcriptional regulator produces MKQVSVIALVFSHTSVTSVAMPIEILTIAANTIGGAAPHVSIISPPHQENRNHTNNLLMGSTRFPHSTLAASLDCGQQPDMILVGSLGFPEWETRHCTPEIIAWIQAMDEKRIPIVSICSGTFILAQAGLLNNGATIHPHFFPEFKKRFPHIPLYTDKKIISDNHRFCISSAYGCGSCMLNIIELVYGQYAREQCTKFLLDENDSTALFDSAGFTPYRQHADALIHKLQDWMHTFPSEILSVADLANKIHLCERQMKRRFKIATGKTPIQYIQQIRLSQAKHWLEKSQKSIEEISHEVGYEDTRYFRELFKRCHGLTPKEYRQKYHHSSLFLPNAIGYPSEKPD; encoded by the coding sequence ATGAAACAAGTCTCTGTTATCGCGTTAGTTTTTTCGCATACCTCGGTCACGTCGGTTGCCATGCCGATCGAAATTCTCACTATCGCCGCTAATACTATTGGCGGCGCTGCCCCCCATGTCAGCATTATCTCTCCACCCCATCAGGAAAACAGAAATCATACGAATAACCTGTTGATGGGCTCTACACGCTTCCCCCATAGCACCCTCGCTGCTTCCCTGGATTGCGGACAACAACCCGATATGATTCTGGTCGGTTCACTGGGCTTTCCGGAATGGGAAACGCGACATTGCACGCCAGAAATCATTGCATGGATTCAGGCGATGGATGAAAAACGCATTCCGATCGTTTCAATATGCTCAGGCACGTTTATCCTTGCCCAAGCAGGATTATTAAACAACGGCGCCACCATTCACCCTCATTTTTTCCCCGAATTCAAAAAACGCTTCCCCCATATTCCTCTCTATACCGACAAAAAAATTATCAGCGATAACCACCGATTCTGTATCTCCAGTGCTTATGGCTGCGGAAGCTGTATGTTAAATATCATTGAGTTGGTATACGGACAATATGCCAGAGAACAATGTACAAAATTTTTGTTAGATGAAAATGACAGCACAGCCCTGTTTGATTCCGCCGGCTTCACCCCTTATCGCCAGCACGCCGATGCGCTGATCCACAAACTGCAAGATTGGATGCATACGTTTCCCTCTGAAATTTTATCTGTCGCTGATTTAGCCAATAAAATTCATCTTTGCGAACGCCAGATGAAACGCCGTTTTAAGATCGCTACAGGCAAAACCCCGATCCAATATATCCAGCAAATCCGCCTGTCACAGGCAAAACACTGGCTGGAAAAATCCCAAAAATCCATTGAAGAGATCAGCCATGAAGTCGGTTATGAAGATACCCGCTATTTCAGGGAGTTGTTCAAACGCTGTCATGGATTAACACCAAAAGAGTATCGTCAAAAATATCATCACTCTTCCCTTTTTCTGCCCAATGCCATTGGCTATCCCTCGGAAAAACCAGACTAG
- the fur gene encoding ferric iron uptake transcriptional regulator gives MTDNNKALKNAGLKVTLPRLKILEVLQDPECHHVSAEDLYKKLIDIGEEIGLATVYRVLNQFDDAGIVTRHNFEGGKSVFELTQQHHHDHLICLDCGKVIEFNDEFIEERQRNIAERYGIKLSNHSLYLYGHCAAGDCRKDSAFHDEKAG, from the coding sequence ATGACCGACAACAATAAAGCATTGAAAAATGCTGGACTTAAAGTCACACTTCCACGTTTGAAAATTCTGGAAGTGCTACAGGACCCAGAATGCCATCATGTCAGTGCGGAGGATCTCTACAAAAAACTGATTGATATCGGTGAAGAGATTGGCCTCGCCACTGTCTATCGCGTGTTGAACCAGTTCGATGATGCCGGCATTGTCACACGCCACAATTTTGAAGGCGGTAAATCGGTTTTTGAACTCACTCAGCAACATCACCATGACCACCTGATTTGTCTCGATTGCGGGAAGGTCATTGAATTTAATGACGAGTTTATTGAAGAACGCCAGAGAAACATCGCTGAGCGTTATGGCATTAAACTTTCAAACCACAGTCTTTATTTATATGGTCACTGCGCCGCTGGTGATTGCCGCAAAGATAGCGCATTTCATGATGAAAAAGCAGGATAA
- the fldA gene encoding flavodoxin FldA, whose translation MAIIGIFFGSDTGNTENIAKMIQEKLGGADVAEVHDIAKSSKEDIDAFDILLLGIPTWYYGEAQCDWDDFFPTLGEIDFDGKLVALFGCGDQEDYAEYFCDAMGTIRDIIEPNGAIIVGHWPTEGYHFEASKGMADDTHFIGLAIDEDRQPELTDERVEAWVQQIKAEMSLSAILDA comes from the coding sequence ATGGCAATAATAGGTATATTCTTCGGCAGCGATACCGGCAACACAGAGAACATCGCCAAAATGATCCAAGAAAAATTGGGTGGTGCTGATGTTGCTGAAGTCCACGATATTGCCAAAAGCAGCAAAGAAGACATTGACGCTTTCGATATCCTGCTGCTTGGCATCCCAACCTGGTATTACGGCGAAGCCCAATGTGACTGGGATGATTTTTTCCCAACACTGGGAGAGATTGATTTCGACGGAAAACTGGTTGCTTTGTTCGGCTGTGGTGATCAGGAAGATTATGCAGAATACTTCTGTGATGCCATGGGCACTATCCGCGATATTATTGAGCCTAATGGCGCAATTATTGTAGGGCACTGGCCAACCGAAGGATATCACTTTGAAGCCTCGAAGGGCATGGCCGATGACACCCACTTTATTGGTCTGGCTATTGATGAAGATCGCCAACCAGAATTGACAGATGAACGCGTTGAAGCCTGGGTACAACAAATTAAGGCTGAAATGAGTCTGTCAGCCATCCTGGATGCATAA
- a CDS encoding helix-turn-helix transcriptional regulator, with amino-acid sequence MSDLLSVSGQQIRLFRQMILIKKFDYFSQYTTPWHQHTAGQLYQIKRGVIAVETEKAQWSVTAGTLGWFPPGNRHRAVAIGAVEGISFYLDLDDCNLFPSSEGIYGADPFVLNLLDRTARRHDPDDSKEYKSSLMTLLGREIMRSPKLALNLPLPDDRRARNVADALLKNPECSWDQEQLALKWGLSSRHLSRLFRQQTGLSFSQWRQQAKIIASLPWVLAGQLISEIAERSGYRNVSAYIEAFKKRFGQTPGQFQINRRITTSSPK; translated from the coding sequence ATGTCTGACTTATTATCCGTATCAGGACAACAAATACGGTTATTCCGCCAAATGATACTGATAAAGAAATTCGATTACTTCAGTCAATATACAACTCCCTGGCACCAACATACCGCTGGCCAGCTGTACCAGATTAAGCGTGGTGTTATTGCGGTAGAAACAGAGAAAGCCCAGTGGTCGGTTACAGCAGGGACATTGGGTTGGTTCCCCCCGGGAAATCGGCATAGAGCGGTGGCTATAGGCGCTGTAGAAGGAATAAGCTTTTATCTGGATCTTGATGATTGCAACCTATTCCCTTCCAGCGAGGGCATTTATGGTGCTGATCCGTTTGTGTTGAATCTCTTGGATCGCACCGCACGACGCCATGACCCAGATGACTCAAAGGAATATAAAAGCAGCCTGATGACATTATTAGGTCGTGAGATCATGCGCTCGCCTAAATTAGCGCTTAACCTTCCATTACCCGATGACAGGCGCGCTCGGAACGTGGCTGATGCTTTGCTTAAAAATCCTGAGTGTTCATGGGATCAAGAACAACTCGCGCTAAAGTGGGGATTGAGTTCACGTCACCTAAGTCGATTATTCCGTCAGCAAACCGGGCTTTCCTTCAGCCAGTGGAGGCAGCAAGCGAAAATCATTGCATCTTTGCCATGGGTTTTAGCAGGACAGTTAATCAGTGAAATTGCTGAGCGCAGTGGTTACCGTAACGTCAGTGCCTACATAGAAGCCTTCAAAAAACGCTTTGGTCAAACACCGGGACAATTTCAAATAAACAGAAGGATCACAACATCAAGTCCGAAGTGA